The following coding sequences are from one Sphingomonadaceae bacterium OTU29LAMAA1 window:
- a CDS encoding sugar MFS transporter, whose product MAMHVDTNNSAASGDASHGYDAPDLRIFVIALFFIFGGITSLNDIIIPKLKELFTLDHATSMLVQSAFFLAYALFSLPAAAIVRRAGYMRTASIGLVTMMVGCLLFIPAAQSARFEMFLVALFVLGAGITIVQVVANPLISLLGKPETASSRLTFAQAFNSLGTTIFPRVGSTLILGGLASVSAASLSGTALVAYRQEASQVIVHTYLGLAVALAVIAAVVWTRRNRLKEEQDRSGNIFHAFSLLKRPRFAMGAACIFLYVGAEVAIGSVIVLYLMQSSVFGISDQAAGNYVAYYWGGALIGRFVGSYVLTRIAPGKVLAAVATGAIALILISANSTGALSGYALLAIGLMNAVMFPTIFTLASEGLGKRAAEGSGVIATAIVGGAIVPPLTGMIADKTGSMQFSLLLPAICYAIILAYGLYARRSAVEVERAA is encoded by the coding sequence ATGGCGATGCACGTCGATACCAATAACAGCGCCGCGTCCGGCGACGCATCGCACGGCTATGATGCGCCCGATCTGCGTATCTTCGTCATAGCGCTGTTCTTCATCTTCGGCGGCATCACCAGCCTCAACGACATCATCATCCCGAAGCTGAAGGAGCTGTTCACGCTCGACCATGCGACATCGATGCTGGTCCAGTCAGCCTTTTTCCTCGCCTATGCGCTGTTCTCGCTGCCGGCCGCCGCGATCGTGCGCCGCGCCGGGTACATGCGGACCGCGTCGATCGGCCTCGTCACGATGATGGTCGGCTGCCTGTTGTTCATTCCGGCGGCGCAGAGTGCGCGGTTCGAAATGTTCCTGGTCGCGCTGTTCGTGCTGGGCGCGGGCATCACCATCGTGCAGGTGGTGGCCAATCCGCTGATCTCGCTGCTTGGCAAGCCGGAGACCGCGTCCAGCCGGCTGACCTTCGCGCAGGCGTTCAATTCGCTCGGCACGACGATCTTCCCGCGCGTCGGGTCGACGCTGATCCTTGGCGGGCTTGCCAGTGTTAGTGCGGCCTCCCTGAGCGGCACCGCGCTGGTCGCCTATCGGCAGGAAGCATCGCAGGTCATCGTCCACACCTATCTCGGCCTCGCCGTCGCGCTGGCGGTGATCGCCGCAGTGGTCTGGACCCGCCGCAACCGCCTGAAGGAAGAACAGGATCGCAGCGGCAATATCTTCCACGCATTCTCTCTGCTGAAGCGCCCCCGGTTCGCGATGGGGGCGGCCTGCATCTTCCTGTACGTCGGTGCCGAGGTGGCGATCGGCTCCGTCATCGTGCTGTACCTGATGCAGTCTTCCGTATTCGGGATCAGCGATCAGGCGGCGGGCAACTACGTCGCCTATTACTGGGGCGGAGCGCTGATCGGACGCTTCGTCGGATCGTACGTGCTGACCCGTATCGCACCGGGCAAGGTGCTGGCGGCAGTGGCAACGGGCGCGATCGCGCTGATCCTGATATCCGCCAACTCGACCGGCGCGCTGTCCGGATACGCCCTGTTGGCGATCGGCCTGATGAACGCGGTCATGTTCCCGACGATCTTCACGCTGGCGAGCGAAGGCCTCGGCAAGCGCGCTGCGGAGGGTTCGGGTGTGATTGCCACCGCGATCGTCGGTGGTGCGATCGTGCCGCCGCTGACCGGTATGATCGCCGACAAGACAGGATCGATGCAGTTTTCGCTGCTGCTGCCGGCGATCTGCTATGCGATCATTCTTGCCTATGGTCTGTATGCGCGCCGTTCGGCGGTGGAGGTCGAGCGCGCGGCCTGA
- a CDS encoding CoA transferase has product MAGIGPGPFCGMMLADHGAEVIRIDRGVQPGFSDPARDPLLRSRRSIALDLKTPQGIAAVRRIAADADGLIEGFRPGVMERLGLGPDLLIGDNPGLVYGRMTGWGQDGPMAQDPGHDINYIALSGTLHALGTADGKPVPPINLIGDFGGGGMLLAFGMLAALLHAQRTGEGQVVDAAMTEGSALLASMIWGFRAMGRWSDARGTNLLDGGAPFYDTYATQDGRWLAVGAIEPAFYASLRRVIGLDDPLWDRQFDPAAWPEMRDALAARFLTRSRDAWVAAFAGSDACVTPVLGFDEAAVHPQNDHRRSMTTANGVTQPAPAPRYSVSGTTPPAMANVRNDAAFLADLGFSAAEIGGLGH; this is encoded by the coding sequence ATGGCGGGCATCGGGCCCGGACCGTTCTGTGGCATGATGTTGGCCGATCATGGTGCGGAGGTGATCCGCATCGATCGCGGCGTGCAGCCCGGTTTCAGCGATCCCGCCAGAGACCCCCTGCTGCGCTCCCGCAGGTCGATCGCGCTCGACCTCAAAACGCCGCAAGGTATCGCTGCGGTCCGCCGCATCGCCGCCGATGCGGACGGTCTGATCGAGGGGTTTCGTCCCGGCGTCATGGAACGGCTGGGTCTGGGTCCCGACCTGCTGATCGGCGACAATCCGGGCCTCGTATACGGTCGCATGACGGGTTGGGGACAGGACGGTCCGATGGCACAGGATCCGGGCCACGATATCAATTATATCGCTCTGTCGGGCACCCTTCACGCGCTGGGCACGGCAGATGGAAAACCCGTGCCGCCGATCAACCTGATCGGCGATTTCGGCGGTGGCGGCATGCTGCTGGCATTCGGCATGCTGGCCGCGCTGCTGCACGCGCAGCGGACTGGCGAGGGTCAGGTGGTCGACGCCGCAATGACCGAAGGCTCCGCATTGCTGGCGAGCATGATCTGGGGTTTTCGCGCTATGGGCCGGTGGAGCGATGCGCGCGGCACCAACCTGCTCGACGGCGGCGCCCCCTTCTACGACACCTATGCGACGCAGGACGGGCGATGGCTTGCGGTCGGCGCAATCGAGCCGGCGTTCTATGCGTCGCTCCGCCGGGTGATCGGACTGGACGATCCGCTATGGGACCGCCAGTTCGATCCCGCCGCATGGCCGGAGATGCGCGATGCGCTGGCGGCCCGCTTCCTGACCCGGTCGCGCGACGCCTGGGTCGCAGCCTTTGCGGGGAGCGACGCATGCGTCACGCCTGTGCTGGGCTTCGACGAAGCCGCCGTCCATCCTCAGAACGATCATCGCCGCTCGATGACGACGGCCAACGGGGTGACCCAGCCCGCCCCCGCCCCACGCTATTCGGTCAGCGGCACAACGCCACCCGCGATGGCGAACGTGAGAAACGATGCGGCATTCCTCGCCGATCTGGGTTTCTCGGCCGCGGAGATCGGCGGCTTGGGGCACTGA